In a genomic window of Mycolicibacter heraklionensis:
- a CDS encoding nitrite reductase — protein MRTRADRCPGVLRPWVADDGLLVRLRLVGGRLPAASLARLLQVSAEFADGSVYLTKRANLQLRGLADHRGELAPEAVAALESTGLLPSRSHELIRNILVSPQTGHAGGRADLRPVAARLDALLCGDPRLAGLPGRFLFVLDDGRGDLLDRSADTGLVALSSTAAQLRIGEHWGAVIGLEDAATRLAELAGAFQTARGDGPDAPWHIRELSGPLAAIVSADVRLPAPSGPLPYGPVPGGTHVPMPDGVLTPDRARTLPVAAEVVVTPWHGIFVPA, from the coding sequence ATGAGGACGAGGGCCGACCGGTGCCCGGGCGTGCTGCGCCCCTGGGTGGCCGACGACGGACTGCTGGTGCGGCTGCGCCTGGTCGGCGGTCGACTGCCGGCCGCATCGCTGGCCCGCTTACTGCAGGTCAGCGCCGAGTTCGCCGACGGTTCGGTCTACCTGACCAAGCGGGCCAACCTGCAGCTGCGCGGGTTGGCCGATCACCGGGGTGAGCTGGCCCCCGAGGCGGTGGCCGCCCTGGAGTCGACCGGGCTGTTGCCGTCGCGCAGCCACGAGCTGATCCGCAACATCCTGGTCTCGCCGCAGACCGGCCACGCCGGCGGGCGGGCGGACCTACGACCGGTGGCGGCGCGGCTGGACGCCCTGCTGTGCGGCGACCCGCGACTCGCCGGGTTGCCCGGCCGCTTCCTGTTCGTCCTCGACGACGGCCGCGGCGACCTGCTGGACCGCTCCGCCGATACCGGCCTGGTTGCGCTCAGCAGCACGGCGGCGCAGCTGCGGATCGGCGAGCACTGGGGTGCCGTGATCGGTCTCGAGGACGCCGCGACGCGGCTCGCCGAGCTGGCCGGAGCCTTCCAGACCGCCCGCGGCGACGGACCCGACGCGCCCTGGCACATCCGGGAGCTTTCCGGGCCGCTTGCCGCCATCGTGTCCGCCGACGTACGCCTGCCCGCCCCGTCGGGTCCGTTACCCTACGGTCCGGTGCCCGGTGGCACCCATGTGCCGATGCCTGACGGGGTGCTCACCCCGGATCGCGCGCGCACGCTTCCGGTCGCCGCCGAGGTCGTCGTGACCCCATGGCACGGCATCTTCGTCCCCGCGTAG
- a CDS encoding precorrin-8X methylmutase: protein MARHLRPRVGVGFVNRPTKRYDYIADGPAIYLESFATIRRESELSHIPANAERLAVRMIHGAGQTDVAKDLVIHPDAVPAGRAALDGGAPILCDARMVAVGVTAGRLPAGNEVRCYLRDERVPELAKEWGTTRSAAAVSLWEPELAGAVVAIGNAPTALFHLLELILDGGPRPAVIVGCPVGFIGAAESKAALAALHTDHGIDIPFVTVRGRRGGSAITSSALNALASDAE, encoded by the coding sequence ATGGCACGGCATCTTCGTCCCCGCGTAGGAGTTGGCTTCGTGAACAGACCCACCAAGCGCTACGACTACATCGCCGACGGCCCGGCCATCTACCTCGAGTCGTTTGCGACCATCCGCCGCGAGTCCGAGCTGTCCCATATCCCCGCGAACGCCGAGCGGCTCGCGGTGCGGATGATTCACGGCGCCGGGCAGACCGATGTTGCCAAGGACCTGGTGATCCACCCCGACGCGGTGCCGGCCGGCCGGGCCGCGCTCGACGGCGGGGCACCGATCCTCTGCGATGCCCGGATGGTGGCGGTCGGGGTGACCGCGGGGCGGCTGCCGGCCGGCAACGAGGTGCGCTGTTACCTGCGCGACGAGCGGGTACCGGAGCTGGCGAAGGAATGGGGAACCACCCGTTCGGCGGCGGCCGTCTCGCTGTGGGAACCCGAGCTGGCCGGTGCCGTCGTCGCGATCGGCAACGCCCCCACCGCGCTGTTCCACCTGCTGGAGCTGATCCTCGACGGCGGGCCGCGCCCAGCGGTGATCGTCGGCTGCCCGGTGGGCTTCATCGGCGCCGCCGAGTCCAAGGCGGCGTTGGCCGCCCTGCACACCGACCACGGCATCGACATCCCGTTCGTGACCGTGCGCGGCCGGCGCGGCGGCTCGGCGATCACCTCCTCGGCCCTCAACGCACTCGCCTCGGATGCCGAATGA
- the cobJ gene encoding precorrin-3B C(17)-methyltransferase — protein sequence MTGTFYGVGLGPGDPELITRKAARIIADADVVAYHAGVNKASYARTIAADLIRPGVREEELRYPVTTGVTDHPGGYAGALADFYEASASRLAAHLDAGRTVALLTEGDPLFYGSFMYMHDRLSARFDTEIIPGVPAFSAATAALGMPLVRQTDVLTVLPGTLGEHELAMRLADTDGAIIMKLGRTFPAVRRALAAAGRLEHAYYVERASHPQQRWLPVAGMDESDEVPYLSLIVVDGDSRNGQRSRTSAEPAPAVVEQVSQPAELLVIGLGPGPDGWLTAEAAAALEQVDHVVGYGPYVARVPQREGLQRHTSGNTVELDRARFALDLAARGERAAVVSGGDAGVFGMASAVFEAADNEQYQHVSVRVLPAVSAVQAVAAAAGAPIGADFAVLSLSDRLKPWAVIESRLRAIAEADLVLAIYNPASRARPDQIAIARKVLLEHRDAATVVVVGRDIGRESEALTVTTLGELDTDTIDMKCLVLVGASSTRVTAGRVWTPRWVR from the coding sequence ATGACCGGCACCTTCTACGGCGTGGGCCTGGGCCCCGGCGACCCGGAACTGATCACCCGCAAGGCCGCCCGGATCATCGCCGACGCCGACGTGGTGGCCTACCACGCCGGGGTCAACAAGGCGTCGTATGCGCGCACCATCGCCGCCGACCTGATCCGGCCGGGTGTCCGCGAAGAGGAGCTGCGCTACCCCGTCACCACCGGGGTCACCGATCACCCCGGCGGCTATGCCGGCGCGCTCGCCGACTTCTATGAGGCCTCGGCGTCCAGGCTGGCCGCGCACCTGGATGCGGGTCGCACGGTGGCGCTGCTGACCGAGGGCGATCCGCTGTTCTACGGCTCGTTCATGTACATGCACGACCGGCTTTCGGCGCGCTTCGACACCGAGATCATTCCCGGTGTACCGGCATTCAGCGCCGCCACCGCCGCGCTCGGGATGCCGCTGGTGCGCCAGACCGACGTGCTGACCGTGCTGCCGGGCACCCTGGGCGAGCACGAGCTGGCGATGCGGCTGGCCGACACCGACGGCGCCATCATCATGAAGCTGGGCCGCACGTTCCCGGCAGTGCGCCGGGCCCTGGCAGCGGCGGGCCGCCTGGAGCACGCCTACTACGTCGAGCGGGCGAGTCATCCGCAACAGCGCTGGCTGCCGGTGGCCGGCATGGACGAATCCGACGAGGTTCCCTATCTGTCGCTGATCGTCGTGGACGGCGACTCCCGCAACGGGCAGCGCTCCCGCACGTCGGCCGAGCCGGCCCCCGCCGTGGTCGAACAGGTTTCCCAGCCCGCCGAGCTGCTGGTCATCGGGCTGGGACCCGGGCCCGACGGCTGGTTGACCGCCGAAGCGGCCGCCGCGCTGGAGCAGGTGGATCATGTGGTGGGCTACGGCCCCTACGTCGCGCGGGTTCCGCAGCGAGAGGGATTGCAGAGGCACACCTCGGGCAACACCGTCGAGCTCGACCGGGCCCGCTTCGCGCTGGACCTGGCCGCGCGCGGCGAGCGGGCGGCGGTGGTCTCCGGCGGGGATGCCGGGGTGTTCGGGATGGCATCAGCGGTGTTCGAGGCGGCCGATAACGAGCAATATCAACATGTTTCGGTGCGAGTGCTGCCCGCAGTCTCCGCGGTGCAGGCGGTGGCCGCGGCAGCCGGCGCCCCGATCGGTGCCGACTTCGCGGTGCTGAGCCTCTCGGATCGGCTCAAGCCCTGGGCGGTGATCGAGTCGCGGCTGCGGGCGATCGCCGAAGCCGATCTGGTGCTGGCGATCTACAACCCGGCGTCTCGCGCCCGGCCCGACCAGATCGCGATCGCGCGCAAGGTGTTGCTGGAACATCGGGACGCGGCGACGGTGGTGGTGGTCGGCCGTGACATCGGCCGGGAGTCCGAGGCACTCACCGTGACCACTCTGGGCGAGCTGGACACCGACACCATCGACATGAAATGTCTTGTCCTGGTGGGTGCCTCGTCAACCCGGGTGACGGCTGGGCGAGTGTGGACGCCGCGATGGGTGCGTTAA
- the cobM gene encoding precorrin-4 C(11)-methyltransferase has translation MGALTVQFVGAGPGAAELLTVRAARLLAEADVVLYPGSYLDPQVLAHCSSTADLVDTADLNLDAITDRLVTAHRAGRAVVRLVSGDPSLYSAVFEQTRRLDAAGVPWEVTPGVPAYAAAAAALGRELTVPLVTQSVVLTRVQASSTAMPERESLAAFAATQATLVLHLAITRTRELMAQLESEYGPDCPVAVVYRASQPEELVLRGTIADIADAVEAAGLRSAAVILVGRAVADLPDPCAGESHLYDPARDRSGPG, from the coding sequence ATGGGTGCGTTAACGGTCCAGTTCGTCGGCGCCGGCCCGGGCGCGGCGGAGCTGCTGACGGTGCGGGCCGCCCGGCTGTTGGCCGAGGCAGACGTGGTGCTCTATCCGGGCAGCTACCTGGACCCACAGGTGCTCGCCCACTGCTCGAGTACGGCCGACCTCGTCGACACCGCCGACCTGAACCTGGACGCGATCACCGACCGGCTGGTCACCGCGCACCGGGCGGGACGTGCGGTGGTGCGGCTGGTCTCCGGGGATCCCTCGCTGTACAGCGCGGTCTTCGAGCAGACCCGCCGCCTCGATGCCGCCGGGGTGCCGTGGGAGGTGACGCCCGGAGTGCCGGCGTATGCGGCCGCCGCGGCGGCGCTCGGCCGCGAGCTCACGGTCCCGCTGGTGACGCAGTCGGTGGTGTTGACCCGGGTTCAGGCCTCCTCCACCGCGATGCCGGAGCGGGAATCGCTGGCCGCATTCGCCGCCACGCAAGCCACCCTGGTACTGCACCTGGCGATCACTCGGACCCGAGAACTGATGGCCCAGCTGGAATCCGAGTACGGTCCGGACTGCCCGGTCGCGGTGGTCTATCGCGCCTCGCAGCCCGAGGAGCTGGTGCTGCGCGGGACGATCGCCGACATCGCCGACGCGGTCGAGGCGGCGGGCCTGCGGTCGGCCGCGGTCATCCTGGTCGGCCGGGCGGTGGCCGATCTGCCCGATCCGTGTGCCGGCGAGAGCCACCTCTATGACCCGGCTCGGGACCGGTCAGGGCCGGGTTAG
- the cbiE gene encoding precorrin-6y C5,15-methyltransferase (decarboxylating) subunit CbiE produces the protein MPAAERIAVVGIGADGWAGLGGPARDTVLAADVVIGGSRHLDLLPAVEGQQRHTWPSPLRAGLTGLLDGLAGQRVVALASGDPLLSGVGSTLIELFGADRVTVVPAVSSVTLARARLGWPAESAAVIRAADVHAVLRELAPGRRVLVLSSDQTTPGQLAALLTERGYGASRMVVLGDLGGAAESRRDSTAATFAGPVPRLNIVALELSGPLVSGWAAGLPDDAYEHDGQLTKRDLRASALARLAPAPGQLLWDVGAGAGSVGIEWMRSHPTCRALAVESNDARAQRISDNARNLGVPALRVVHGTAPQVLADLPAPDAVFIGGGLSRDGVLAACLAALVPGGRLVAHGVTLETEALLATAYREHGGELTRIQVEHAAPLGSFTGWTPARAVTQWALTRP, from the coding sequence GTGCCCGCCGCGGAACGCATCGCCGTCGTCGGCATCGGCGCCGACGGCTGGGCCGGGCTGGGCGGGCCGGCGCGGGACACGGTGCTGGCGGCCGACGTCGTGATCGGCGGGTCGCGCCACCTGGACCTGCTGCCCGCGGTCGAAGGCCAACAGCGCCACACCTGGCCGTCGCCGCTGCGGGCCGGGCTGACCGGGCTGCTCGACGGGCTGGCCGGGCAGCGAGTGGTCGCGCTGGCCTCTGGCGATCCGCTGCTGTCCGGGGTGGGCAGCACGTTGATCGAGCTGTTCGGAGCCGACCGGGTCACGGTGGTCCCGGCGGTCTCGTCGGTCACGCTGGCCCGGGCCCGGTTGGGCTGGCCCGCGGAGTCCGCCGCGGTGATCCGGGCCGCCGATGTGCACGCGGTGCTGCGCGAGCTGGCGCCGGGCCGACGGGTGCTGGTGTTGTCGTCGGACCAGACCACCCCGGGGCAGCTGGCCGCCCTGTTGACCGAGCGCGGCTACGGGGCGAGCCGGATGGTGGTGCTGGGTGACCTCGGCGGCGCGGCCGAATCCAGGCGGGACAGCACCGCGGCCACCTTTGCCGGCCCGGTGCCGCGGCTCAATATCGTCGCCCTGGAACTGTCCGGCCCGCTGGTCTCCGGCTGGGCGGCCGGCCTACCCGACGACGCCTACGAGCACGACGGGCAACTCACCAAACGCGACCTACGGGCGTCCGCGCTGGCGCGGCTGGCCCCGGCGCCCGGGCAGCTGCTGTGGGACGTGGGCGCGGGTGCCGGCTCGGTGGGCATCGAATGGATGCGCTCGCATCCGACCTGCCGTGCCCTCGCTGTCGAGTCGAACGATGCCAGAGCGCAACGTATCTCGGACAACGCCCGCAACCTCGGGGTGCCCGCGTTGCGGGTGGTTCACGGCACGGCCCCGCAGGTGTTGGCGGACCTGCCCGCCCCGGACGCGGTGTTCATCGGCGGCGGCCTGAGCCGGGACGGGGTGCTGGCGGCCTGCCTGGCAGCGCTGGTACCGGGCGGGCGGCTGGTGGCCCACGGCGTCACGCTGGAAACCGAGGCGCTGCTGGCGACGGCCTACCGCGAACACGGCGGCGAGCTGACCCGCATCCAGGTTGAGCACGCCGCACCCCTGGGGTCCTTCACCGGCTGGACGCCGGCCCGGGCGGTCACCCAGTGGGCGCTAACCCGGCCCTGA
- a CDS encoding dienelactone hydrolase family protein, whose amino-acid sequence MTAPEADLTGWVAEPFTGGEFTHDVYRKGEGPGVVLIPEIPGIHPGVLALGNHLVDNGFTVAIPSLFGEPGKAITPGYAAATIARACVTREFAAFATDKQRPVTQFLRALARDLNEKTPGKGVGVIGQCFTGGFALAAAVDDSVLAPVLSQPSVPIPLTLKQRRDPGLSEVELGVVADRAANDELCALGLRFSEDKMAPGDRFATLKARLGDAFEVIEIDSSPGNPDGLSRMAHSVLTDQVREVDGHPAYEARKRVVQFLTERLT is encoded by the coding sequence ATGACCGCACCCGAAGCAGACCTGACCGGATGGGTTGCCGAGCCGTTCACCGGCGGCGAATTCACCCACGACGTGTACCGCAAGGGCGAGGGCCCCGGCGTGGTGCTGATCCCGGAGATCCCAGGGATTCACCCCGGGGTGCTGGCGTTGGGAAATCACCTGGTGGACAACGGTTTCACCGTGGCGATTCCCTCGCTGTTCGGCGAGCCGGGTAAGGCGATCACGCCGGGCTACGCCGCGGCCACGATCGCGCGGGCCTGCGTGACGCGGGAGTTCGCCGCGTTCGCCACCGACAAGCAGCGGCCGGTCACCCAGTTCCTGCGGGCGTTGGCCCGCGACCTCAACGAGAAGACTCCCGGCAAGGGCGTCGGGGTGATCGGGCAGTGCTTCACCGGCGGTTTCGCGCTGGCCGCGGCCGTCGACGACTCCGTGCTGGCCCCGGTGCTCAGCCAACCGTCGGTGCCGATACCGCTGACGCTGAAGCAGCGCCGCGACCCGGGGCTCTCGGAGGTCGAGCTGGGTGTCGTCGCCGACCGCGCCGCCAATGACGAGCTGTGCGCTCTGGGCCTGCGGTTCAGCGAGGACAAGATGGCCCCCGGCGACCGTTTCGCGACGCTGAAAGCTCGCCTCGGCGATGCGTTCGAGGTGATCGAGATCGACTCGTCGCCGGGCAATCCGGACGGCCTGTCCCGGATGGCGCACTCGGTGCTCACCGACCAGGTCCGCGAGGTCGACGGCCACCCCGCCTACGAGGCACGCAAGCGGGTGGTGCAGTTCCTCACCGAACGCCTGACCTAG
- a CDS encoding VWA domain-containing protein, translated as MQQLYPFPAVLGGDPDGPGGLDDMALALVLSAISPGIGGVLIRGEKGTAKSTLVRALAQVLPPIDVVAGDRFSSDPTEANPLSPDGPFPSDAAVETRPVRLVELPVGATEDRVVGSIHLERALSAGTVDFEPGLLARANRGILYVDEVNLLADHLVDLLLDAAAMGRLTVERDAVSVTHAARFVIVGTMNPEEGELRPQLLDRFGLTVEVSAPRDPVLRAEAVRRRLAFDADPDAFAATYAAAQDRLRARIRQAQDLLPQVALTDAALVKIGEICAAFDVDGLRGDIVCARTAVAHAAWQGRDAVTLEDLRVAARLALPHRRRRKPFDAPGLDEAELDELLPPEDSGPEPDPDGPGPDGPEPDGPPDGSPAPEQQDGPAPTGHSKPGSTSTVGADSPYRARLFSVDGVGSGRAGRRSRARTSSGRRVGATASGSTGGLHLFETLRAAAPHQGARGRAGGRMILAANDLRRAVREGREANLVLFVVDTSGSMAAAERMRHVKTAILSLLLDAYRRRDRVAVVTFRDTQAEVVLPATRSVEIAAVRLDELPAGGRTPLAEGLTEAVEVIRRERLREPACRPLLVVLTDGRATAGADPVERSRLAADQIAGQGYSAVVVDCENGRMRLGLARTLAEHMRAEYVPLPQVSAEALTEVVRDATGRGAA; from the coding sequence ATGCAACAGCTGTACCCCTTTCCCGCTGTCCTCGGCGGCGACCCGGATGGCCCGGGCGGCCTCGACGACATGGCGCTGGCACTTGTCCTGAGCGCGATCTCCCCCGGTATCGGCGGGGTGCTGATCCGCGGCGAGAAGGGCACCGCCAAGTCGACGCTGGTCCGTGCGCTCGCCCAGGTGCTGCCGCCCATCGACGTGGTGGCCGGCGACCGGTTCTCTTCCGATCCGACTGAGGCGAACCCGCTCTCCCCCGACGGCCCGTTCCCCAGCGACGCCGCCGTCGAGACCCGCCCGGTGCGGCTGGTGGAGCTGCCGGTCGGCGCCACCGAGGACCGGGTGGTGGGCTCCATCCACCTGGAGCGGGCGCTCAGCGCCGGCACCGTCGACTTCGAACCGGGGCTGTTGGCGCGCGCCAATCGCGGCATCCTCTACGTCGACGAGGTCAACCTGTTGGCCGACCACCTGGTGGACCTGCTGCTGGACGCCGCGGCGATGGGCCGGTTGACCGTGGAACGCGACGCGGTCTCGGTCACCCATGCCGCGCGGTTCGTGATCGTCGGGACGATGAATCCCGAGGAGGGCGAGCTGCGCCCCCAACTGCTCGACCGGTTCGGGTTGACCGTCGAGGTGTCCGCCCCGCGCGATCCGGTGTTGCGTGCCGAGGCGGTGCGCCGGCGGCTGGCGTTCGACGCCGATCCGGATGCCTTCGCCGCGACCTACGCCGCGGCCCAAGACCGGCTGCGGGCCCGGATCCGGCAAGCCCAGGACCTGCTGCCGCAGGTGGCGCTGACCGACGCGGCGCTGGTCAAGATCGGTGAGATCTGCGCGGCATTCGACGTCGACGGTCTGCGCGGCGACATCGTCTGTGCCCGCACCGCGGTGGCACATGCGGCGTGGCAGGGACGCGACGCGGTCACCCTCGAGGACCTGCGGGTGGCCGCCCGGCTGGCCCTGCCGCATCGGCGGCGACGCAAGCCGTTCGACGCCCCGGGCCTCGATGAGGCTGAGCTCGACGAGCTACTCCCACCGGAGGATTCCGGCCCCGAGCCTGACCCGGACGGTCCGGGACCCGACGGTCCCGAGCCCGATGGTCCGCCGGATGGTTCGCCGGCACCGGAACAGCAGGACGGCCCCGCACCGACCGGGCACTCCAAGCCAGGCTCCACCTCGACCGTGGGCGCCGACTCCCCTTACCGGGCACGGCTTTTCTCGGTCGACGGCGTGGGTTCCGGACGCGCCGGCCGGCGCAGCAGGGCCCGCACCAGCTCCGGACGCCGGGTGGGCGCCACCGCATCCGGCAGCACCGGCGGACTGCACCTGTTCGAGACGCTGCGCGCCGCCGCGCCGCACCAGGGTGCCCGTGGCCGTGCCGGCGGCCGGATGATCTTGGCGGCGAACGACCTTCGTCGCGCCGTCCGGGAAGGCCGGGAGGCCAACCTGGTGCTGTTCGTGGTCGACACCTCCGGGTCGATGGCCGCCGCCGAGCGGATGCGACATGTCAAGACCGCGATCTTGTCCTTGCTGCTGGACGCCTACCGCCGCCGGGACCGGGTGGCGGTGGTGACGTTCCGCGATACGCAGGCGGAGGTGGTGTTGCCCGCGACACGGTCGGTGGAGATCGCCGCCGTCCGGCTCGACGAGTTGCCCGCCGGTGGCCGCACCCCGCTGGCCGAGGGCCTGACGGAGGCTGTCGAGGTGATCCGCCGGGAGCGACTGCGCGAGCCGGCCTGCCGCCCGCTGCTGGTAGTGCTGACCGACGGCCGGGCCACCGCCGGCGCCGACCCGGTCGAGCGCTCTCGCCTCGCCGCCGACCAGATTGCCGGGCAGGGATATTCGGCGGTCGTGGTGGACTGCGAGAACGGCCGGATGCGACTGGGGTTGGCTCGCACCCTGGCCGAGCACATGCGGGCCGAATACGTTCCGCTGCCGCAGGTGAGTGCCGAGGCGCTGACCGAGGTCGTCCGCGATGCCACCGGAAGAGGAGCCGCCTGA